The Anguilla anguilla isolate fAngAng1 chromosome 4, fAngAng1.pri, whole genome shotgun sequence genome has a window encoding:
- the ppp1r17 gene encoding protein phosphatase 1 regulatory subunit 17, translated as MMSIGCLRSSPETTEHLLNEEDLRYVSRKPSAEPGGTQLGETLKPEPPTPELPGDGPGQGKPRRKDTPILNPLPLVPGVRQLKGEKHVIHQEDEEKEEKN; from the exons ATGATGTCGATTGGCTGCCTGCGGTCGTCCCCGGAGACGACTGAACACCTCCTGAATGAGGAGGACCTTCGCT ACGTCTCCAGGAAGCCGAGCGCGGAGCCTGGGGGCACACAGCTGGGGGAGACCCTCAAACCCGAACCCCCGACCCCAGAGCTCCCTGGAGATGGGCCGGGACAGGGGAAACCGCGCAGGAAAGACACGCCCATCCTAAACCCTCTCCCGCTCGTCCCAG GCGTGAGACAGTTGAAAGGAGAAAAACATGTGATTCACcaagaagatgaagaaaaagaagagaagaactAG
- the pde1ca gene encoding calcium/calmodulin-dependent 3',5'-cyclic nucleotide phosphodiesterase 1A isoform X3, whose translation MESPTKEIEDFESSSLKYLQPEQIEKIWLRLRGLRKYKKTSQRRNRSESCGRRLRCLVKQLERGEASVVDLKKNLEYAASVLESVYIEETRRLVDTEDELSDIQSDSVPSEVRDWLASTFTRQMGLMLRRTEEKPRFRSIVHAVQAGIFVERMYRRTSNMVGLSYPPTVIAVLKNVDSWSFDVFALNEASGEHALKFIFYELLTRYDLINRFKIPISALVSFVEAIEVGYSKHKNPYHNLMHAADVTQTVHYLLLKTGMVHWLTELEILAMIFAAAVHDYEHTGTTNNFHIQTRSDTAILYNDRAVLENHHVSAAYRLLQDDEEMNIFSNLSKDDWRELRALVVEMVLATDMSCHFQQIKAMKSFLQQPEGIDKPKALSLLLHTADISHPAKKWDLHHRWTTSLLEEFFRQGDKESELGLPFSPLCDRKSTMVAQSQIGFIDFIVEPTFTVLSDMTEKIVSPLIEEASRSDMAVFRRSSLNNTPPSEGKRSSVKSTGSEGSTSLHCSLLSVDFRSFKGSWNEEVQKNREKWKTQATKDLEEKAKKEAEDKKEQEEAEGTKTADAEQATPSQADKPSQDKDPSQANKPSQDKDPSQANKPSQDKDPSQAGKPNQAEEGQKDPVEQQPKVEKGDQDPGGKESSPKSPPQNGEATPDAEARQQVRNGSPEGYSLIRYYKRPSYCASSYVPAQGRKGAGNRPADARDKARRLQNISLRRGK comes from the exons GTTGAGATGTTTGGTGAAGCAGCTGGAGCGCGGCGAGGCTTCCGTCGTCGACCTGAAGAAGAACCTGGAGTATGCAGCCTCGGTCCTCGAGTCCGTCTACATCGAGGAGACACG GCGGCTGGTGGACACGGAGGATGAGCTCAGCGACATCCAGTCGGACTCGGTGCCCTCGGAGGTCCGTGATTGGCTGGCCTCCACCTTCACGCGGCAGATGGGGCTGATGTTGCGGCGGACGGAGGAGAAGCCGCGGTTCAGGAGCATCGTGCACGCCGTGCAGGCTGGGATATTCGTGGAGAG AATGTACCGCCGGACCTCCAACATGGTGGGGCTAAGCTACCCACCCACTGTGATCGCTGTGCTaaag aACGTGGACAGTTGGTCATTCGACGTCTTCGCCCTCAACGAGGCCAGCGGAGAGCACGCGCTGAAGTTCATTTTCTACGAGCTGCTGACCAGATACGACCTGATCAACCGCTTTAAG ATACCCATTTCAGCGCTGGTGTCCTTTGTGGAGGCCATCGAGGTGGGGTACAGCAAGCACAAGAACCCCTACCACAACCTGATGCACGCGGCCGACGTGACCCAGACCGTGCACTATCTGTTGCTCAAGACCGGCATGGTG CACTGGCTGACGGAGCTTGAAATTTTAGCCATGATCTTCGCCGCTGCCGTCCATGACTACGAGCACACGGGGACCACAAACAACTTTCACATCCAAACCAG GTCTGACACCGCCATCCTGTACAACGACCGGGCGGTTCTGGAGAACCACCACGTGAGCGCAGCGTACCGCCTCCTGCAGGACGATGAGGAGATGAACATTTTCTCCAACCTGTCCAAGGACGACTGGAG ggAGTTGCGGGCCTTGGTAGTGGAGATGGTTTTGGCCACAGACATGTCGTGCCACTTCCAGCAGATCAAGGCCATGAAGAGCTTCCTGCAGCAGCCTGAAGG GATTGACAAGCCGAAAGCCTTATCGCTCCTCCTGCACACCGCCGACATCAGCCACCCCGCCAAGAAGTGGGACCTGCACCACCGCTGGACCACCTCCCTGCTGGAGGAGTTCTTCAGACAG GGGGATAAAGAGTCAGAGTTGGGGTTGCCTTTTTCACCCCTGTGTGACCGCAAGTCCACCATGGTGGCCCAGTCCCAGATAG GATTCATCGATTTCATCGTGGAGCCGACGTTCACCGTTCTGTCGGACATGACCGAGAAGATCGTCTCGCCGCTGATCGAGGAGGCCTCCCGCTCAGACATGGCGGTATTCCGCCGATCCAG tcTGAATAATACGCCTCCGTCGGAAGGGAAGCGCTCCAGTGTGAAGAGCACGGGGTCCGAGGGCAGCACCTCCCTCCACTGCTCCCTGCTCAGCGTCGACTTCCGAAGCTTCAAGGGCTCCTGGAACGAGGAGGTGCAGAAGAACCGTGAAAAGTGGAAGACCCAGGCCACCAAAG ACCTGGAGGAGAAGGCCAAGAAAGAGGCGGAGGAcaagaaggagcaggaggaggcagaggggaCGAAGACAGCCGATGCGGAGCAGGCAACGCCAAGCCAGGCCGACAAGCCGAGCCAGGATAAGGATCCAAGCCAGGCCAACAAGCCGAGCCAGGATAAGGATCCAAGCCAGGCCAACAAGCCGAGCCAGGATAAGGATCCAAGCCAGGCAGGCAAGCCGAATCAGGCAGAGGAGGGACAGAAGGACCCCGTCGAGCAGCAGCCCAAAGTTGAGAAAGGGGACCAGGACCCCGGGGGGAAGGAGTCGTCGCCCAAATCCCCCCCTCAGAACGGAGAGGCCACGCCCGACGCAGAAGCCAGACAGCAAGTGCGCAACG GGTCCCCGGAAGGGTACAGCCTGATCCGTTACTACAAGAGGCCCAGTTACTGCGCCAGCTCCTACGTCCCGGCCCAGGGACGAAAGGGGGCTGGAAACAGGCCCGCGGACGCCCGGGACAAAGCCAGGCGGCTGCAGAACATCTCTCTGCGGAGGGGGAAGTGA
- the pde1ca gene encoding calcium/calmodulin-dependent 3',5'-cyclic nucleotide phosphodiesterase 1A isoform X5, whose translation MESPTKEIEDFESSSLKYLQPEQIEKIWLRLRGLRKYKKTSQRLRCLVKQLERGEASVVDLKKNLEYAASVLESVYIEETRRLVDTEDELSDIQSDSVPSEVRDWLASTFTRQMGLMLRRTEEKPRFRSIVHAVQAGIFVERMYRRTSNMVGLSYPPTVIAVLKNVDSWSFDVFALNEASGEHALKFIFYELLTRYDLINRFKIPISALVSFVEAIEVGYSKHKNPYHNLMHAADVTQTVHYLLLKTGMVHWLTELEILAMIFAAAVHDYEHTGTTNNFHIQTRSDTAILYNDRAVLENHHVSAAYRLLQDDEEMNIFSNLSKDDWRELRALVVEMVLATDMSCHFQQIKAMKSFLQQPEGIDKPKALSLLLHTADISHPAKKWDLHHRWTTSLLEEFFRQGDKESELGLPFSPLCDRKSTMVAQSQIGFIDFIVEPTFTVLSDMTEKIVSPLIEEASRSDMAVFRRSSLNNTPPSEGKRSSVKSTGSEGSTSLHCSLLSVDFRSFKGSWNEEVQKNREKWKTQATKDLEEKAKKEAEDKKEQEEAEGTKTADAEQATPSQADKPSQDKDPSQANKPSQDKDPSQANKPSQDKDPSQAGKPNQAEEGQKDPVEQQPKVEKGDQDPGGKESSPKSPPQNGEATPDAEARQQVRNGSPEGYSLIRYYKRPSYCASSYVPAQGRKGAGNRPADARDKARRLQNISLRRGK comes from the exons GTTGAGATGTTTGGTGAAGCAGCTGGAGCGCGGCGAGGCTTCCGTCGTCGACCTGAAGAAGAACCTGGAGTATGCAGCCTCGGTCCTCGAGTCCGTCTACATCGAGGAGACACG GCGGCTGGTGGACACGGAGGATGAGCTCAGCGACATCCAGTCGGACTCGGTGCCCTCGGAGGTCCGTGATTGGCTGGCCTCCACCTTCACGCGGCAGATGGGGCTGATGTTGCGGCGGACGGAGGAGAAGCCGCGGTTCAGGAGCATCGTGCACGCCGTGCAGGCTGGGATATTCGTGGAGAG AATGTACCGCCGGACCTCCAACATGGTGGGGCTAAGCTACCCACCCACTGTGATCGCTGTGCTaaag aACGTGGACAGTTGGTCATTCGACGTCTTCGCCCTCAACGAGGCCAGCGGAGAGCACGCGCTGAAGTTCATTTTCTACGAGCTGCTGACCAGATACGACCTGATCAACCGCTTTAAG ATACCCATTTCAGCGCTGGTGTCCTTTGTGGAGGCCATCGAGGTGGGGTACAGCAAGCACAAGAACCCCTACCACAACCTGATGCACGCGGCCGACGTGACCCAGACCGTGCACTATCTGTTGCTCAAGACCGGCATGGTG CACTGGCTGACGGAGCTTGAAATTTTAGCCATGATCTTCGCCGCTGCCGTCCATGACTACGAGCACACGGGGACCACAAACAACTTTCACATCCAAACCAG GTCTGACACCGCCATCCTGTACAACGACCGGGCGGTTCTGGAGAACCACCACGTGAGCGCAGCGTACCGCCTCCTGCAGGACGATGAGGAGATGAACATTTTCTCCAACCTGTCCAAGGACGACTGGAG ggAGTTGCGGGCCTTGGTAGTGGAGATGGTTTTGGCCACAGACATGTCGTGCCACTTCCAGCAGATCAAGGCCATGAAGAGCTTCCTGCAGCAGCCTGAAGG GATTGACAAGCCGAAAGCCTTATCGCTCCTCCTGCACACCGCCGACATCAGCCACCCCGCCAAGAAGTGGGACCTGCACCACCGCTGGACCACCTCCCTGCTGGAGGAGTTCTTCAGACAG GGGGATAAAGAGTCAGAGTTGGGGTTGCCTTTTTCACCCCTGTGTGACCGCAAGTCCACCATGGTGGCCCAGTCCCAGATAG GATTCATCGATTTCATCGTGGAGCCGACGTTCACCGTTCTGTCGGACATGACCGAGAAGATCGTCTCGCCGCTGATCGAGGAGGCCTCCCGCTCAGACATGGCGGTATTCCGCCGATCCAG tcTGAATAATACGCCTCCGTCGGAAGGGAAGCGCTCCAGTGTGAAGAGCACGGGGTCCGAGGGCAGCACCTCCCTCCACTGCTCCCTGCTCAGCGTCGACTTCCGAAGCTTCAAGGGCTCCTGGAACGAGGAGGTGCAGAAGAACCGTGAAAAGTGGAAGACCCAGGCCACCAAAG ACCTGGAGGAGAAGGCCAAGAAAGAGGCGGAGGAcaagaaggagcaggaggaggcagaggggaCGAAGACAGCCGATGCGGAGCAGGCAACGCCAAGCCAGGCCGACAAGCCGAGCCAGGATAAGGATCCAAGCCAGGCCAACAAGCCGAGCCAGGATAAGGATCCAAGCCAGGCCAACAAGCCGAGCCAGGATAAGGATCCAAGCCAGGCAGGCAAGCCGAATCAGGCAGAGGAGGGACAGAAGGACCCCGTCGAGCAGCAGCCCAAAGTTGAGAAAGGGGACCAGGACCCCGGGGGGAAGGAGTCGTCGCCCAAATCCCCCCCTCAGAACGGAGAGGCCACGCCCGACGCAGAAGCCAGACAGCAAGTGCGCAACG GGTCCCCGGAAGGGTACAGCCTGATCCGTTACTACAAGAGGCCCAGTTACTGCGCCAGCTCCTACGTCCCGGCCCAGGGACGAAAGGGGGCTGGAAACAGGCCCGCGGACGCCCGGGACAAAGCCAGGCGGCTGCAGAACATCTCTCTGCGGAGGGGGAAGTGA